A genomic stretch from Desulfohalobium retbaense DSM 5692 includes:
- the ftsH gene encoding ATP-dependent zinc metalloprotease FtsH: protein MNNFYKNLFLWATISLVMVVLFNLFNQPQAPQQQLSYSQLLTEVRQGRVVGVTIQGQKVTGVMTNDQRFVSYAPDDPNFVNTLLENSVEVKAQPRDEAPWYMTIFVSWFPMLLLIGVWIFFMRQMQGGGGKAMSFGKSKAKMVTQESTKVTFTDVAGVDEAKEELTEIVEFLSNPKKFTRLGGRIPKGVLLVGGPGTGKTLLSRAVAGEAGVPFFSISGSDFVEMFVGVGASRVRDLFVQGKKNAPCLIFIDEIDAVGRQRGAGLGGGHDEREQTLNQLLVEMDGFESNEGVILIAATNRPDVLDPALLRPGRFDRQVMVPNPDLKGRKSILEVHARHTPLAGDVDMGVIARGTPGFSGADLENLVNEAALAAAKVNKDQVDMNDFEDAKDKVLMGKERRSVILSEEEKKTTAYHEAGHALVARLLPGTDPVHKVSIIPRGRALGVTMQLPEDDRHNYSRVFLENSLAVLLGGRVAEELVLDQITTGAGNDLERATKMARKMVCEWGMSEAIGPLGLNDNGDQVFLGRELVQHKHYSEDTARLIDSEIKRIISDAYEKARRLLKENGETLEALAEALLERETLTGNDIATIMRGETLPPVEVEQEKGQGPSASADTQQETEDFAAEDFTLEEEDDE from the coding sequence TTGAACAATTTTTATAAGAACCTTTTTTTGTGGGCAACGATCTCACTGGTCATGGTCGTGCTCTTCAACCTCTTCAACCAGCCCCAGGCGCCACAGCAGCAATTGTCCTACAGCCAATTGCTGACCGAGGTCCGTCAGGGACGGGTGGTCGGCGTGACCATCCAGGGGCAGAAAGTGACCGGGGTGATGACCAACGACCAGCGATTCGTCAGCTACGCGCCGGACGACCCGAATTTCGTAAACACCCTTTTGGAGAACAGCGTCGAGGTCAAAGCCCAGCCACGGGACGAGGCGCCATGGTATATGACCATTTTCGTCTCCTGGTTTCCAATGCTGCTGCTGATCGGGGTCTGGATCTTTTTTATGCGCCAGATGCAGGGCGGTGGCGGAAAGGCTATGTCATTTGGCAAGTCCAAGGCCAAGATGGTGACCCAGGAATCGACAAAGGTCACTTTCACCGATGTGGCCGGCGTGGATGAGGCCAAGGAGGAGCTGACTGAAATTGTAGAATTTCTCAGCAATCCCAAGAAATTTACCCGACTCGGGGGGCGGATTCCCAAGGGCGTTCTGCTCGTTGGCGGGCCCGGTACTGGAAAGACCCTTTTGTCCCGCGCCGTGGCCGGGGAAGCTGGGGTGCCCTTTTTCTCCATCTCCGGTTCCGATTTTGTGGAAATGTTCGTCGGTGTCGGTGCGTCGCGGGTGCGGGACCTTTTTGTCCAAGGCAAGAAAAACGCCCCATGTCTGATCTTTATTGATGAAATCGACGCGGTCGGACGTCAGCGCGGCGCTGGCCTTGGCGGCGGGCACGACGAACGGGAGCAGACCCTGAATCAGTTGCTGGTGGAAATGGACGGTTTCGAGTCCAACGAAGGTGTCATCCTCATCGCTGCCACCAACCGCCCAGATGTCCTGGACCCGGCTCTGCTTCGTCCCGGGCGCTTCGATCGCCAGGTGATGGTCCCCAATCCGGACCTCAAGGGCCGTAAATCGATCCTGGAAGTCCATGCCCGCCACACTCCCCTTGCCGGAGACGTGGATATGGGGGTCATCGCGCGCGGTACGCCTGGCTTTTCCGGTGCCGATCTGGAAAACCTGGTCAACGAAGCCGCTCTGGCGGCGGCCAAGGTGAACAAAGACCAGGTGGACATGAACGATTTCGAAGACGCCAAGGATAAAGTCCTGATGGGCAAGGAACGGCGTAGCGTGATTTTGAGTGAAGAAGAAAAGAAGACCACGGCCTACCACGAAGCCGGTCACGCGTTGGTGGCCCGGTTGTTGCCGGGAACCGATCCGGTGCACAAGGTGTCCATCATCCCCCGGGGACGCGCCCTGGGCGTGACCATGCAGCTTCCTGAAGACGACCGCCACAACTATTCCCGCGTCTTTTTGGAAAATTCCTTGGCGGTGCTTCTCGGCGGGCGTGTGGCCGAAGAATTGGTCCTGGATCAGATCACCACCGGAGCCGGCAACGACCTCGAACGGGCGACAAAGATGGCCCGGAAGATGGTCTGCGAATGGGGCATGAGCGAGGCTATCGGCCCGCTGGGCCTCAATGACAACGGCGATCAGGTTTTTCTCGGCCGGGAGTTGGTCCAGCATAAACATTACAGCGAGGATACCGCCCGGCTCATCGATAGCGAGATCAAGCGGATCATCAGCGATGCCTATGAAAAGGCGCGGCGGCTGCTCAAGGAAAATGGCGAGACCCTTGAAGCCCTTGCCGAAGCCTTGTTGGAGCGTGAGACCTTGACCGGGAATGATATCGCCACCATCATGCGTGGGGAAACTCTCCCTCCGGTGGAGGTAGAGCAGGAAAAGGGCCAGGGCCCATCGGCCTCGGCCGACACTCAGCAAGAGACTGAGGATTTTGCTGCGGAGGATTTCACCCTCGAAGAAGAGGACGACGAATGA
- the argH gene encoding argininosuccinate lyase — translation MSEQKLWGGRFEARTDSLVEQYTASVETDKHFAVQDIAGSKAHAAMLAAQGILTREEAQTLRNGLDQVADEILQGSFEWRDDLEDVHMNVEKRLTDIVGETGQKLHTGRSRNDQVALGFRLLVSERVTAWQGHLCGVIQALVEQARQHVQTILPGYTHLQPAQPVSLAQHLLAYATMFQRDWERLNDAQKRIRVSPLGAAALAGTTYPLDPQAVADELGFETVFANSMDAVADRDFVLEPLFGASCIAMHLSRLCEEIVLWANPGFGFVRLPDAFATGSSIMPQKKNPDVAEIMRGKTGHVYGALMGLLTTLKGLPLTYNRDLQEDKAPFLEADRTVGLSLEIMARMVPELEFLPEPMRRATRAGFLNATEFADYLVGKGLPFRQAHHITGQAVAAAERAQCGLEDLSLAQFREFSPLVDEDIYAVLDYAAAVNRRQTPGGTGAGSVEHQIATLSRWLEMVPKGGNGGSV, via the coding sequence ATGAGCGAACAGAAATTGTGGGGCGGGCGCTTTGAAGCCAGGACCGACAGCCTGGTGGAGCAGTATACGGCGTCCGTGGAGACCGATAAGCATTTTGCCGTGCAGGATATTGCGGGGTCCAAAGCCCATGCCGCCATGCTGGCGGCCCAGGGCATTCTCACCCGGGAAGAGGCCCAGACCCTGCGCAATGGTCTGGATCAAGTCGCTGATGAGATCCTCCAGGGGAGTTTCGAGTGGCGCGACGACCTTGAAGACGTGCACATGAATGTCGAAAAACGGCTCACCGACATCGTCGGCGAAACCGGCCAGAAATTGCACACCGGGCGCAGTCGCAACGACCAGGTCGCCCTGGGATTCCGGCTTTTGGTCTCTGAACGGGTCACGGCCTGGCAGGGCCATCTGTGCGGAGTGATTCAGGCCCTGGTGGAGCAGGCCCGGCAGCATGTGCAAACCATTCTTCCCGGCTACACGCACTTGCAGCCTGCGCAGCCGGTCTCGCTGGCCCAGCATCTGCTTGCGTATGCGACCATGTTTCAACGGGACTGGGAGCGGCTCAACGACGCCCAGAAACGGATCCGGGTCTCCCCGCTGGGTGCAGCCGCCCTGGCCGGCACCACGTATCCCCTCGATCCTCAGGCTGTGGCCGATGAACTCGGATTCGAGACCGTGTTCGCCAACAGCATGGACGCGGTGGCCGACCGGGATTTTGTGCTCGAACCCCTTTTTGGAGCCAGCTGTATCGCCATGCATTTGAGCCGGTTGTGTGAAGAGATCGTGCTCTGGGCCAATCCGGGCTTCGGTTTTGTCCGTCTGCCCGACGCCTTTGCCACCGGCTCGTCGATCATGCCCCAGAAGAAAAATCCGGACGTCGCGGAGATCATGCGCGGCAAGACCGGCCATGTCTATGGCGCCTTGATGGGCTTGCTGACGACCTTGAAGGGGTTGCCCTTGACGTACAATCGGGATCTGCAGGAGGACAAGGCCCCGTTTCTGGAGGCGGACCGCACTGTGGGCCTTTCTCTGGAAATCATGGCCCGCATGGTCCCCGAACTGGAATTTCTCCCGGAGCCCATGCGCCGCGCCACCAGAGCCGGCTTCCTCAATGCCACGGAATTTGCGGACTATCTGGTGGGCAAGGGCCTTCCGTTTCGCCAGGCGCACCATATCACCGGCCAAGCAGTGGCCGCGGCAGAGCGTGCCCAATGCGGACTGGAGGATCTTTCCCTGGCCCAGTTCCGGGAATTTTCGCCACTCGTCGACGAGGATATCTATGCGGTTCTCGATTATGCGGCAGCGGTGAACAGGCGGCAGACGCCGGGAGGAACGGGAGCGGGATCAGTCGAGCACCAGATCGCTACTTTGTCGCGTTGGCTGGAGATGGTCCCGAAAGGGGGGAATGGCGGAAGCGTATAG
- a CDS encoding argininosuccinate synthase — protein MKHEQIAKVVLAYSGGLDTSIILKWIKKTYGCEVITLTADLGQEEELDGLEEKALNTGASKAYVEDLQEEFVRDFVFPALRANAVYEGRYLLGTSLARPLIAKRMVEIAQQEGAQALAHGATGKGNDQIRFELNAMALAPELETIAPWREWDLRSRSDLVNFAEANDIPVPVTKEKPYSSDRNLLHLSFEGGELEDPWQEPGPHSYLLAVPVEQAPDTPEIISIDFEAGNPVAVNGETLSPAALLRRLNHLGGKHGIGRVDMVENRFIGMKSRGVYETPGGTILHLAHRDLEGICLDREAMHQRDSLIPEYAKMVYNGFWYAPERTALQAMVDATQGNVTGTVRLKLYKGGVYPIGRKSPVSLYNPDLATFESDEVYDQADAAGFIRLQGLRLRAAQGVAAKGQGKS, from the coding sequence GTGAAACACGAGCAGATAGCAAAAGTTGTCCTGGCCTATTCCGGCGGCCTGGATACCTCCATCATTTTGAAATGGATCAAGAAGACATACGGTTGCGAGGTCATTACCTTGACGGCGGATCTCGGGCAGGAGGAAGAACTCGACGGTCTGGAAGAAAAGGCCCTGAACACCGGGGCGAGCAAGGCCTACGTCGAGGATTTACAGGAAGAATTCGTCAGGGATTTCGTCTTTCCTGCCCTGCGCGCCAATGCCGTCTATGAAGGACGGTATCTTCTGGGGACATCCCTTGCCCGGCCGCTCATTGCCAAGCGGATGGTGGAGATCGCCCAGCAGGAGGGCGCTCAGGCTCTGGCCCACGGCGCGACAGGCAAGGGCAACGACCAGATCCGGTTCGAACTCAACGCCATGGCCCTGGCCCCGGAATTGGAGACCATTGCCCCGTGGCGCGAGTGGGACCTGCGTTCGCGCAGTGATCTGGTGAACTTCGCTGAAGCCAACGATATTCCGGTTCCGGTGACCAAGGAAAAGCCGTACAGCAGTGACCGCAATCTGTTGCACCTGAGCTTTGAGGGCGGCGAACTGGAAGATCCCTGGCAGGAGCCCGGTCCACACAGTTATCTGTTGGCGGTTCCGGTGGAGCAGGCTCCTGACACACCGGAAATTATCAGCATAGATTTTGAGGCGGGCAATCCGGTGGCGGTCAATGGGGAAACGTTGTCGCCAGCGGCATTGTTGCGCCGCTTGAACCATCTTGGCGGCAAACACGGCATCGGTCGTGTCGATATGGTGGAAAACCGTTTTATTGGTATGAAATCCCGCGGTGTTTACGAGACCCCGGGAGGGACGATACTGCATCTCGCCCACCGGGACCTGGAAGGGATCTGTCTGGATCGCGAAGCGATGCACCAACGCGACAGTCTTATCCCCGAGTATGCCAAGATGGTCTACAACGGGTTCTGGTACGCTCCGGAGCGTACCGCTTTGCAAGCCATGGTCGATGCCACCCAAGGTAATGTGACCGGTACGGTGCGGCTGAAGCTCTATAAAGGCGGTGTCTATCCGATCGGACGCAAGTCTCCTGTTTCACTGTATAACCCTGATCTGGCCACCTTCGAAAGCGACGAGGTTTACGACCAAGCCGACGCGGCCGGGTTTATCCGTCTGCAGGGATTGCGCCTTCGGGCCGCCCAGGGTGTGGCCGCCAAGGGACAGGGCAAAAGCTGA
- the argF gene encoding ornithine carbamoyltransferase codes for MSRHFLRILDIPQQEMLPLIQRAQQLKAVRAQSHLLAGKTILLVFEKASTRTRLSFEMAVRELGGSTIFMTPMESQLGRSEPLKDSARVFSRYVHGLVVRTFGQEKLEELVEYGAIPVVNALTDSYHPCQVMSDLLTMYERTPALKDQVVAWIGDGNNMAHSWINAAAQVGFHLQMAVPAGYEPDAGLLEQARAAGARISLSQDPREAVTGADYVNTDVWASMGDEAEAEERARAFAGYLVDEELLRLANPGVKVMHCLPAHRGEEISEAVMEGPASIVWDQAENRLHMQKAILEWVFSTPERG; via the coding sequence ATGTCCCGACATTTTCTGCGTATCCTTGATATTCCCCAACAGGAGATGCTTCCGCTTATCCAGCGGGCCCAGCAGCTCAAGGCTGTTCGGGCCCAGAGCCATCTCCTGGCCGGAAAGACGATCCTTCTGGTCTTTGAAAAGGCCTCGACGCGAACCCGCCTTTCGTTTGAGATGGCGGTACGTGAATTGGGGGGCTCGACAATTTTCATGACCCCGATGGAATCCCAATTGGGGCGCAGCGAGCCACTCAAGGATTCGGCCCGGGTCTTTTCCCGCTATGTCCACGGGCTTGTTGTCCGGACCTTCGGGCAAGAGAAACTCGAGGAATTGGTGGAGTATGGCGCAATCCCGGTTGTCAACGCTCTAACCGATTCCTACCACCCCTGTCAGGTCATGAGCGATCTGTTGACTATGTACGAACGCACCCCGGCCCTGAAAGACCAGGTCGTGGCCTGGATCGGAGACGGGAACAATATGGCCCACTCCTGGATCAATGCGGCCGCTCAGGTCGGCTTTCACCTCCAGATGGCCGTGCCCGCCGGGTATGAACCGGATGCGGGCCTGCTCGAGCAGGCCCGGGCAGCAGGGGCGCGGATCTCATTGTCTCAGGATCCCCGGGAGGCTGTGACCGGAGCCGATTACGTCAATACCGATGTCTGGGCCTCAATGGGCGATGAAGCCGAAGCCGAAGAGCGGGCCAGGGCCTTTGCTGGCTATCTCGTGGACGAGGAACTGTTGCGGCTGGCCAACCCCGGCGTTAAAGTCATGCATTGTCTGCCGGCGCACCGCGGCGAAGAGATCAGTGAGGCGGTCATGGAAGGGCCGGCAAGCATTGTTTGGGATCAGGCCGAGAACCGGTTGCACATGCAAAAGGCGATTCTGGAATGGGTTTTTTCCACCCCAGAGCGGGGGTGA
- the ybeY gene encoding rRNA maturation RNase YbeY — translation MSAAGSGVAVQIDAQAAAYGVVPIGRHEVAALAVQIGNILGLSTASLDIRITTDFGIAGLNARYLGCVGPTNVLSFPNEYGGGSLVLNAQAVAREAWLYAQDPLEHWVRLVAHGLLHLYGLDHGPAMDAATETAVEQAGIPCIS, via the coding sequence ATGAGTGCTGCAGGAAGTGGCGTTGCCGTCCAGATCGATGCCCAGGCAGCCGCGTATGGGGTTGTCCCGATCGGCCGCCACGAGGTGGCGGCGCTGGCCGTGCAGATTGGCAATATTTTGGGGCTGAGCACCGCATCGCTGGATATTCGTATTACGACCGATTTCGGCATCGCCGGTCTTAATGCCCGCTACCTCGGCTGTGTGGGACCGACCAATGTCTTGAGTTTTCCCAACGAATACGGCGGCGGCAGTCTGGTGCTCAATGCCCAGGCGGTGGCGCGCGAAGCCTGGTTGTACGCCCAGGATCCTCTGGAGCATTGGGTCCGGCTGGTGGCGCACGGGCTGTTGCATCTTTATGGCCTGGACCACGGCCCGGCTATGGACGCGGCCACGGAAACGGCTGTAGAGCAGGCCGGCATCCCCTGCATATCTTGA
- a CDS encoding PhoH family protein, producing MAEQRITFHDADIARELFGAQERNLKLVRERTGAEVNVRGTEVLVRGTEEAVAWAASALVQLYELYRSGYTWVVQEMEYALRALEKDPQADLSGLFRDEVFAVSPKKTISPKTLGQREYLQALRTNDLTFGIGPAGTGKTYLAVAMAVSFLLQRKVKRLILTRPAVEAGEKLGFLPGDMMEKVNPYLRPLYDALHDMLDFRKVREMLEGGVIEVAPLAFMRGRTLNDAVVILDEAQNTTPEQMKMFLTRMGFGSKAVVTGDVTQIDLPARTQSGLIQALKILQGVQGIGVVHFGDEDVIRHSLVGRIVQAYDRYNRELQTDSDQST from the coding sequence ATGGCTGAACAGCGCATCACCTTTCATGATGCCGATATTGCCCGGGAATTGTTCGGGGCCCAGGAACGCAATCTCAAGCTCGTGCGCGAACGCACCGGTGCGGAGGTCAACGTCCGGGGCACCGAGGTGCTTGTCCGGGGGACAGAAGAGGCTGTGGCCTGGGCTGCGAGTGCTCTGGTCCAATTATACGAACTCTACCGCTCCGGCTATACCTGGGTGGTCCAGGAGATGGAATACGCCTTGCGGGCCCTGGAAAAAGATCCCCAGGCCGATTTAAGCGGGCTGTTTCGTGACGAAGTCTTTGCCGTGTCCCCGAAAAAGACCATCAGCCCCAAGACCCTGGGCCAGCGAGAGTATTTGCAGGCGCTGCGGACCAATGATCTGACCTTCGGGATCGGACCGGCCGGCACTGGAAAGACCTACCTGGCCGTGGCCATGGCTGTCTCCTTTTTGCTCCAGCGCAAGGTCAAACGGTTGATCCTCACCCGCCCCGCGGTCGAGGCCGGTGAAAAGCTCGGCTTCTTGCCCGGCGATATGATGGAAAAGGTCAATCCCTACCTGCGCCCTCTCTACGACGCCCTGCACGATATGCTCGACTTTCGGAAGGTCCGAGAGATGCTCGAGGGAGGCGTCATCGAGGTCGCTCCTCTGGCCTTTATGCGCGGACGGACCCTCAATGACGCCGTGGTCATCCTCGACGAGGCCCAGAATACGACTCCGGAACAGATGAAAATGTTTTTAACCCGAATGGGATTCGGGTCCAAGGCGGTGGTCACGGGCGACGTGACCCAGATCGACCTCCCGGCTCGGACCCAGTCGGGATTGATCCAGGCCCTGAAGATTCTGCAAGGCGTGCAGGGAATCGGCGTGGTCCACTTCGGGGACGAGGATGTCATTCGCCACAGCCTAGTCGGCCGCATTGTCCAGGCCTACGACCGCTACAATCGTGAGTTGCAGACCGATTCGGATCAATCCACATGA
- the moaA gene encoding GTP 3',8-cyclase MoaA has product MTDDYGRSVSYLRLSVTDRCNLRCFYCRNKEGLQFIPHHKILRYEEMLRLIAAVDSMGVSKVRLTGGEPFVRRDFIEFLEQAAERFPQTDFRVTTNGTYLTTHAERLQRMGMRYVNVSLDTLDPQRYAEITGRDMFSRVWDGIHACLEAGLRVKLNAVALRSFTADELEGFIAFALEHPVDVRFIEFMPIGASTSWEEQQYWSAEELVAAAKNITPLEPVKAQDRNKGPARMYNLVRGRGRLGVISPLSDHFCAQCNRLRVTPDGRLRTCLFSDKEYRLRPHLRHPKLGIEHLRRVLVAANAHKPLGYELLQAKKDNAVCQRGMSAIGG; this is encoded by the coding sequence ATGACAGATGATTACGGCAGGAGTGTGAGTTATCTCCGGTTGAGTGTGACCGATCGCTGCAATCTGCGGTGTTTTTATTGTCGCAACAAAGAGGGGCTGCAGTTCATCCCCCACCACAAGATCCTGCGCTACGAGGAGATGCTCCGTCTGATCGCGGCCGTGGATTCCATGGGGGTTTCCAAGGTGCGCCTGACCGGAGGAGAGCCCTTTGTCCGCCGGGATTTTATAGAATTTCTGGAGCAGGCCGCCGAGCGCTTTCCCCAGACCGATTTTCGGGTGACCACCAATGGGACCTATCTCACGACCCACGCTGAGCGCTTGCAACGTATGGGCATGCGCTACGTCAATGTGTCTTTGGATACCTTGGATCCGCAACGGTATGCCGAGATTACCGGGCGGGACATGTTCAGCCGCGTCTGGGACGGGATCCACGCCTGTCTGGAAGCCGGTCTGCGAGTCAAGCTCAATGCCGTAGCCCTGCGGTCGTTCACCGCCGATGAATTGGAGGGGTTTATCGCCTTTGCCCTGGAGCATCCGGTAGACGTCCGCTTCATCGAATTCATGCCCATCGGCGCGAGCACTTCCTGGGAAGAGCAGCAATACTGGTCGGCCGAAGAGTTGGTGGCCGCCGCCAAGAATATTACCCCCCTCGAGCCGGTCAAAGCACAGGACCGGAACAAGGGACCGGCCCGGATGTATAACCTGGTCCGGGGCCGGGGCCGGTTGGGGGTCATCTCTCCGTTGTCCGACCATTTTTGCGCGCAATGCAATCGGCTCCGGGTGACACCGGACGGGCGGTTGCGAACCTGTCTATTTTCAGACAAGGAGTACCGGCTCCGGCCCCATTTGCGCCATCCCAAGCTTGGGATCGAACATCTGCGGCGGGTACTCGTGGCGGCGAATGCCCATAAACCCTTGGGCTATGAATTGTTGCAGGCCAAAAAAGACAACGCGGTCTGTCAGCGGGGCATGTCGGCTATTGGGGGCTGA
- a CDS encoding NFACT RNA binding domain-containing protein, translating to MEANFFRYLVPELHQKVQGQRVDKVYIPSATLWTIKFASHSHVLAVVDKKIGTLFWSPTRPPNPETPSGGAQWLRKRLRGRRLDSYVLDWPHRRVAWWVVPDGYWLMWDVCAGPTCLEALPDGFGASPAWPDSVEHAMDSQSWRHFPQLSPPLRSTLNSLSPDEAAAVLDRLATGVPDRFYCYYYPDGRAVALPWRLPEPLRTSVREVEADSAVEAARLEGEAALHSRLGAQRQGNREHKRARKKLERQLRHVHEDEHRLQEMIALAEDARFLQINLHRVDKDAKLDHVEGYDENGTWRRLALDPALNVQENMQRLFTKSRKGRRGIPHVRQRKEMLEQEYAALLHRSGEMDQQDRDDKQPSTTTVKRSVPRIPSRFQGVAAHAFRSSDGFLVLRGKNKKANHALLTKAARPFDLWLHTQGGPGAHVILVRDHQGQEVPQRSLDEAACLAALASHASQADKAEVMVALVRNVRPVKGAAPGQVRVDVVQQTLLVTVDAALEQQLRLDVPGAGTSSFAK from the coding sequence ATGGAAGCCAATTTCTTCCGCTATCTTGTGCCCGAACTCCATCAGAAGGTGCAGGGACAGCGGGTAGACAAGGTCTATATCCCCTCTGCCACGCTTTGGACGATCAAGTTCGCCTCGCACAGTCATGTCTTGGCGGTGGTGGACAAGAAAATCGGCACATTGTTCTGGAGTCCAACTCGACCGCCCAATCCGGAGACGCCCTCTGGGGGCGCCCAGTGGCTGCGCAAACGGCTACGTGGACGGCGGTTGGACTCCTATGTTCTTGACTGGCCCCACCGCCGCGTTGCGTGGTGGGTGGTGCCTGATGGGTATTGGCTTATGTGGGACGTCTGCGCGGGGCCCACGTGTCTCGAAGCCTTGCCCGACGGGTTCGGAGCCTCTCCTGCGTGGCCAGATTCCGTGGAACACGCCATGGATTCTCAGAGCTGGCGCCATTTTCCTCAGCTATCCCCTCCGTTACGCTCGACCCTCAATTCCCTGTCTCCGGACGAGGCCGCCGCGGTATTGGATCGCTTGGCGACGGGAGTTCCTGACCGATTCTATTGTTATTATTATCCTGACGGCCGTGCTGTGGCGTTGCCCTGGCGTTTGCCGGAGCCGCTGCGTACCTCGGTGCGGGAAGTCGAGGCCGATTCCGCTGTTGAAGCGGCCCGATTGGAAGGCGAGGCAGCACTTCACAGCCGCCTTGGGGCCCAGCGGCAGGGAAATCGAGAACATAAGCGGGCACGGAAAAAGCTCGAGCGGCAATTGCGCCATGTCCATGAAGACGAACACCGTTTGCAGGAAATGATCGCTCTGGCTGAGGATGCCCGTTTTCTGCAGATCAATCTCCACCGGGTGGATAAAGATGCCAAGCTCGACCATGTCGAGGGGTATGACGAGAACGGCACGTGGCGACGCCTCGCACTTGACCCGGCCTTGAACGTGCAAGAGAATATGCAACGGCTGTTTACGAAAAGTCGCAAAGGCCGGCGGGGGATTCCGCATGTGCGCCAGCGTAAAGAGATGCTGGAGCAGGAATATGCCGCTTTGCTCCACCGCTCGGGGGAAATGGACCAGCAGGATCGGGACGACAAACAACCTTCCACAACAACCGTGAAGCGCTCAGTGCCGCGAATTCCGTCCCGTTTTCAAGGAGTAGCTGCGCACGCCTTTCGCAGTTCCGATGGCTTTCTTGTATTGCGCGGCAAGAACAAGAAGGCCAATCACGCTCTGCTCACCAAGGCGGCCCGCCCCTTCGACCTCTGGCTGCACACTCAGGGCGGGCCCGGGGCGCATGTGATTTTGGTCCGCGACCACCAAGGGCAGGAGGTTCCGCAACGGAGCCTGGATGAGGCCGCATGTCTGGCCGCCCTGGCCAGTCACGCCAGTCAGGCGGACAAGGCGGAAGTGATGGTGGCGCTGGTGCGCAATGTGCGTCCTGTCAAAGGGGCGGCGCCAGGCCAGGTTCGGGTGGATGTGGTCCAACAGACCCTTCTCGTGACCGTGGACGCCGCTTTGGAACAACAATTGCGGCTTGATGTTCCGGGTGCGGGAACCAGTTCGTTTGCGAAGTAG
- the dksA gene encoding RNA polymerase-binding protein DksA: MEQKDLDFFREYLTQELEEIQKKGEHTLEDMSNQNAVYADPADRASHESDQAFTLRLRDRDRKLIKKIREALGRIEDGTFGICEECGEDISISRLKARPVTTLCIECKSKQEEEEQLLKP, encoded by the coding sequence ATGGAACAAAAAGATCTTGATTTTTTTCGCGAATACCTGACCCAGGAATTGGAAGAAATCCAGAAAAAAGGCGAACATACTCTGGAGGACATGTCCAACCAGAACGCGGTCTACGCTGACCCGGCCGACCGCGCGTCGCACGAATCGGATCAGGCCTTCACGCTCCGTCTCCGGGACCGGGACCGCAAGTTGATCAAAAAAATCCGGGAAGCTTTGGGGCGTATTGAGGACGGGACATTTGGTATCTGCGAGGAGTGCGGCGAAGATATCAGCATTTCCCGTCTCAAGGCCCGGCCGGTGACCACGTTGTGTATCGAGTGCAAAAGCAAGCAGGAAGAGGAAGAGCAACTGCTTAAGCCGTAG
- a CDS encoding class I SAM-dependent methyltransferase, whose amino-acid sequence MSELPFDLRAPLSELLDQAQSKYNVCFEPLVIGEQRVEILQIADMENYIERLAAQTSKDLELPFWAKIWPTSLLLAYFVQKLPGRQNAPRLLEIGAGVGVCGLVAARCGFSVTISDLDPDALLFSQINILQNGLQDRAEVAQADFSTDRLPRTYDFILGSEVLYHASAYTGLVEFLQNHLAQRPHAATLLAQGYARGAQGFFELAQNAFQVQQTILGYKEGADKEDEKHMSVIYKLTRKGAASDAA is encoded by the coding sequence TTGTCAGAGCTGCCATTTGACCTCAGGGCCCCACTGTCCGAACTCTTGGACCAGGCCCAGTCCAAATACAACGTGTGTTTCGAACCGCTTGTCATTGGCGAACAGCGTGTTGAAATCCTCCAAATCGCGGATATGGAAAACTATATCGAGCGATTGGCTGCGCAAACGAGCAAAGATCTGGAGCTGCCCTTTTGGGCCAAGATATGGCCCACCTCCCTCTTGCTCGCCTATTTTGTCCAAAAACTCCCCGGACGGCAAAATGCTCCCCGCCTGCTTGAAATCGGAGCCGGGGTCGGCGTCTGCGGCCTCGTGGCCGCGCGTTGCGGTTTCTCGGTCACCATCAGCGACCTCGACCCTGACGCCCTGCTCTTCAGCCAGATCAACATTTTGCAGAACGGTTTGCAGGACAGGGCCGAAGTGGCCCAAGCCGACTTCAGCACTGACAGATTGCCCCGAACCTACGACTTCATTCTGGGCTCCGAAGTCCTGTACCACGCTTCCGCCTATACCGGCCTGGTGGAGTTTCTGCAGAACCACCTCGCTCAAAGGCCACATGCCGCCACGCTTTTAGCCCAGGGCTATGCCCGCGGAGCCCAGGGGTTTTTCGAGTTGGCCCAAAACGCATTCCAGGTTCAGCAGACCATTCTCGGCTATAAAGAAGGGGCGGACAAAGAAGACGAAAAGCACATGAGTGTCATATACAAACTCACCCGCAAAGGAGCGGCTTCCGATGCTGCTTAA